A DNA window from Pseudomonas wuhanensis contains the following coding sequences:
- a CDS encoding ABC transporter ATP-binding protein, with protein MSLILEHVSRTVEGQTWIDDACLNFEPGSFNVLLGRTLSGKTSLMRLMAGLDKPDSGRILMNGVDVTQRPVRLRNVSMVYQQFINYPTMTVFENIASPLRQGGVSNELIQSKVLETAKMLRIEKFLQRYPLELSGGQQQRTAMARALVKDAELILFDEPLVNLDYKLREELRQEMRELFKARNTIAIYATTEPNEALALGGTTTILHEGRVIQSGKSSEVYHQPQTVLAAELFSEPPINLMPGRIAGNEVSFANFVHFPLNVDLRPVGEGEFRFGVRPSHISLVPSNDDDLELAVTVEVAEISGSETFLHVRNEYFLLVLHLPGVHEYDVDAPIRIYIPTHKLFVFDTQGRLVQAPGRRIARVA; from the coding sequence ATGTCACTCATCCTGGAGCACGTCAGCCGCACCGTCGAGGGTCAGACCTGGATCGACGATGCGTGCCTCAACTTCGAACCCGGATCGTTCAACGTTTTGCTCGGTCGCACGCTGTCCGGCAAAACCAGCCTCATGCGCCTGATGGCCGGTCTGGACAAACCCGACAGCGGTCGCATCCTGATGAACGGCGTCGACGTCACCCAGCGCCCGGTGCGGTTGCGCAACGTGTCGATGGTGTATCAGCAGTTCATCAATTACCCGACCATGACGGTGTTCGAGAACATCGCCTCGCCACTGCGCCAGGGCGGCGTTTCCAACGAGCTGATTCAGAGCAAAGTGCTGGAAACCGCGAAGATGCTGCGCATCGAGAAATTCCTCCAGCGCTATCCCCTGGAACTTTCCGGCGGCCAGCAACAGCGCACGGCCATGGCCCGGGCGCTGGTCAAGGACGCCGAGCTGATTCTGTTCGACGAGCCGCTGGTCAACCTCGACTACAAGCTGCGCGAGGAGCTGCGTCAGGAAATGCGCGAGCTGTTCAAGGCGCGCAATACCATCGCGATTTACGCCACCACCGAACCCAACGAAGCCCTCGCCCTGGGTGGCACCACCACGATTCTTCACGAAGGTCGGGTGATCCAGAGCGGCAAGTCCTCCGAGGTGTATCACCAGCCGCAAACCGTGCTGGCGGCGGAGCTGTTCTCCGAGCCGCCGATCAACCTGATGCCGGGGCGCATTGCCGGCAATGAAGTCAGTTTCGCCAATTTCGTGCACTTCCCGTTGAACGTTGATCTGCGGCCGGTGGGCGAGGGCGAGTTCCGTTTCGGTGTGCGCCCCAGCCATATCTCGCTGGTGCCGAGCAATGACGATGACCTGGAACTGGCGGTGACCGTCGAGGTGGCCGAGATCAGCGGTTCGGAGACGTTCCTGCATGTACGCAACGAATATTTCCTGCTGGTGCTGCACTTGCCGGGTGTTCACGAATACGACGTCGATGCGCCGATTCGCATCTATATCCCGACCCATAAACTGTTTGT
- a CDS encoding sigma-54-dependent Fis family transcriptional regulator, with protein MAAPAPPLSHDAIIQDSWSRCRAFGLDHQSAPAFDQLPADGIAQLLESQHSLVQTTHQEVLPYYENILSNSNCLIMLANNQGQVLTSWGTQRFIEPSLTRGFSAGASWMERCSGTNAIGTALACEQAVHIEHDEHFLKANRFMTGSAAPIFDAERKVIAVLDVSSDSYLPPSHTLGMVKMMSQTVENRLILNLFHGQHFQLTFNTGLNNLDSQWAGLLIFDETGQVLSANRRADNLLGISLSRVSVESLFKVSLLELLNQPDGLPFALQASGRNRFQCLLKRPKQAPIHARLFSEPKSAEPTVATPAAISLNTLHFGDSRVEKAVRQAERLLEKDIPLLIHGETGVGKEVFVKALHQASSRSKQPFIAVNCAAIPAELVESELFGYEKGAFTGANQKGSIGLIRKADKGTLFLDEIGDMPLPTQARLLRVLQERCVQPVGSGELFPVDIRIISATNRSLREQVQLGRFREDLYYRIGGLTLELPPLRERSDKQALFKRLWEQHREPSQWAGLSPEVMELFSRHPWPGNLRQVSSVMQVALAMAEEQPVRPEHLPDDFFVDLEMEPVDSPEPIAVDLNDAEALNRQLQAAGGNISHLARRLGVSRNTLYKRLRQSGD; from the coding sequence ATGGCCGCACCTGCCCCGCCGCTCTCCCACGACGCCATCATTCAGGACTCCTGGTCCCGCTGCCGCGCGTTCGGGCTTGATCATCAGAGCGCGCCGGCGTTCGATCAGCTGCCGGCCGATGGCATCGCCCAGTTGCTGGAGAGCCAGCATTCACTGGTGCAGACCACCCATCAGGAAGTCCTGCCGTATTACGAGAACATCCTCAGCAACTCCAATTGCCTGATCATGCTCGCCAACAATCAGGGCCAGGTGCTGACGTCCTGGGGCACCCAGCGTTTCATCGAGCCGAGCCTGACCCGCGGTTTCAGCGCCGGCGCCAGCTGGATGGAGCGTTGCAGCGGGACCAATGCGATTGGCACCGCGTTGGCCTGCGAGCAGGCGGTGCATATCGAGCACGATGAACATTTTCTCAAGGCCAACCGCTTCATGACCGGCTCCGCCGCACCGATTTTCGATGCCGAGCGCAAGGTGATCGCGGTGCTGGATGTGTCCAGCGACAGCTACCTGCCGCCCTCCCACACCCTGGGCATGGTCAAGATGATGAGCCAGACCGTGGAGAACCGGCTGATCCTCAACCTGTTCCATGGCCAGCATTTCCAACTGACTTTCAACACCGGGCTGAACAACCTCGACAGCCAATGGGCCGGGTTGCTGATCTTCGATGAAACCGGTCAGGTGCTGTCGGCCAATCGCCGGGCCGACAATTTGCTGGGCATCAGCCTGTCGCGGGTCAGCGTCGAGAGCCTGTTCAAAGTCTCGTTGCTGGAACTGCTGAACCAGCCGGACGGCCTGCCGTTTGCCCTGCAAGCCTCGGGGCGCAACCGCTTTCAATGCCTGCTGAAACGGCCAAAACAAGCGCCGATTCATGCTCGACTGTTTTCTGAACCCAAGAGCGCCGAACCCACCGTTGCGACGCCCGCCGCGATCAGCCTCAACACCCTGCATTTTGGCGACAGCCGTGTGGAAAAAGCCGTGCGCCAGGCCGAGCGCTTGCTGGAAAAGGACATTCCGCTGTTAATCCACGGGGAAACCGGGGTCGGCAAGGAAGTCTTCGTCAAAGCCCTGCACCAGGCCAGTTCACGCAGCAAACAGCCATTCATTGCCGTCAACTGTGCAGCGATCCCCGCCGAACTGGTGGAGTCCGAATTGTTTGGCTATGAGAAAGGCGCATTCACTGGCGCCAATCAGAAAGGCAGTATCGGGCTGATCCGCAAGGCCGACAAAGGTACGCTGTTTCTCGATGAAATCGGCGACATGCCGCTGCCGACCCAGGCCCGACTGCTGCGGGTGTTGCAGGAACGTTGCGTGCAACCGGTGGGCAGCGGCGAGTTGTTCCCGGTGGACATACGGATCATTTCGGCGACTAACCGCTCGTTGCGGGAACAGGTTCAACTGGGGCGGTTTCGTGAGGATTTGTATTACCGCATCGGTGGTTTGACCCTGGAACTGCCCCCGCTCAGGGAACGCAGCGACAAGCAGGCGCTGTTCAAGCGTTTGTGGGAGCAACACCGTGAACCGTCGCAGTGGGCCGGGTTGAGCCCCGAAGTGATGGAGCTGTTCAGTCGTCATCCGTGGCCCGGGAATTTGCGCCAGGTCAGCAGTGTGATGCAGGTAGCGCTGGCCATGGCCGAGGAACAACCGGTGCGGCCGGAGCATTTGCCGGATGATTTTTTTGTCGATCTGGAGATGGAGCCGGTGGATTCGCCGGAGCCGATAGCGGTTGATTTGAATGATGCCGAGGCATTGAATCGGCAGTTGCAGGCGGCCGGGGGGAATATTTCGCACCTGGCGCGGCGGTTGGGGGTTAGTCGCAATACCCTTTACAAGCGATTGCGTCAGTCAGGCGACTGA